The following are from one region of the Poecilia reticulata strain Guanapo linkage group LG7, Guppy_female_1.0+MT, whole genome shotgun sequence genome:
- the LOC103466989 gene encoding rho-related GTP-binding protein RhoA-C: MAAIRKKLVIVGDGACGKTCLLIVFSKDQFPEVYVPTVFENYVADIEVDGKQVELALWDTAGQEDYDRLRPLSYPDTDVILMCFSIDSPDSLENIPEKWTPEVKHFCPNVPIILVGNKKDLRNDEHTRRELAKMKQEPVKTEEGRDMSNRINASGYLECSAKTKDGVREVFEMATRAALQAKKRGRKSGCALL, encoded by the exons ATGGCTGCGATCAGAAAGAAACTGGTGATAGTGGGTGATGGAGCCTGTGGGAAGACATGTCTGCTCATAGTGTTCAGCAAAGATCAGTTCCCTGAGGTCTACGTTCCCACCGTGTTTGAGAACTACGTGGCAGACATYGAGGTGGATGGCAAACAG GTGGAGCTGGCTCTGTGGGACACTGCAGGTCAGGAGGATTACGACCGTCTCAGACCTCTCTCATATCCAGACACAGACGTCATTCTGATGTGCTTCTCCATCGACAGCCCCGACAGCTTAG AGAATATTCCCGAGAAATGGACTCCGGAGGTGAAGCATTTCTGTCCCAACGTGCCCATAATCCTGGTGGGAAATAAAAAAGACCTGCGGAACGATGAGCACACCCGCAGAGAGCTGGCCAAGATGAAACAG GAACCGGTGAAGACGGAGGAGGGCAGGGACATGTCAAACCGGATCAATGCCTCTGGTTACCTGGAGTGCTCAGCCAAGACAAAAGATGGTGTGAGGGAGGTTTTTGAGATGGCCACCAGAGCGGCGCTGCAAGCCAAGAAAAGGGGCAGGAAGAGTGGCTGCGCTCTGCTATAG
- the gmeb2 gene encoding glucocorticoid modulatory element-binding protein 2 translates to MAEMSEVVIVTLPEVMSNQLPSVVEEDKAVLVATELAPHAGEDILTVTPVDAETEATADSMSKEEAVIVKLSEEVDVEADVFYPITCGDAKATLVWKKFVCPGINVKCVQFTDQLISPKEFVCLAGKSTLKDWKRAIRLNGTMLRKIMDSGELDFYQHGKVCSNTCRSTKIDLVGTKVSVNCDPPADLLSASASSADLNGAAVSLPDVTEEPSEWVTTIGEDSVVFWRAVKEAGLLEEVVEDFQKEVQEMLKGLQERVCDPPVEVKDAVLLNNIVQNFGMLDLVKRVLASHKSQMDRYREQYTRSLAALEQQCDEHRKRAKELKSKSQHLNNVLMNLTPAPSPPAAKRPRLTRAVSGPAAVNATPTQIALPLSQLSGLTVAGAQAGSYTLLTSPLSGSELGVDGSNVTVLSAATGQGTAVGSGTSGSFVKVLGPQFQLVTLPLATQNPAVQQQVSTVTVVDATVTAADELQEVSQADGEEEGQPGLAMEEEEEQQ, encoded by the exons ATGGCAGAGATGAGTGAGGTGGTCATCGTCACCCTTCCAGAAGTCATGTCTAACCAGCTTCCCTCTGTGGTGGAGGAGGATAAGGCTGTGCTGGTAGCCACCGAGCTGGCTCCTCATGCTGG GGAGGACATCCTCACCGTAACGCCAGTGGACGCAGAAACCGAGGCCACAGCTGACTCCATGTCGAAGGAGGAGGCAGTCATTG tGAAGCTTTCTGAGGAGGTGGACGTGGAGGCTGACGTCTTCTACCCGATCACCTGTGGAGACGCCAAGGCCACGCTGGTGTGGAAGAAGTTTGTCTGTCCTGGGATCAACGTGAAGTGTGTGCAG ttCACTGATCAACTCATCAGCCCCAAAGAGTTTGTGTGTTTAGCAGGAAAATCCACCTTAAAGGACTGGAAGAGAGCTATCCGCCTCAACGGCACCATGCTCAG GAAGATCATGGACTCCGGTGAGCTGGACTTCTATCAACACGGTAAGGTGTGCTCCAACACCTGCCGCAGCACCAAAATCGACCTGGTGGGAACCAAGGTGTCGGTCAACTGCGACCCGCCCGCCGACCTGCTGTCTGCCTCTGCCTCTTCGGCTGATT TGAACGGAGCAGCTGTCTCATTACCAGATGTGACGGAGGAACCCTCAGAGTGGGTCACGACGATCGGAG AGGACTCTGTGGTGTTCTGGCGGGCCGTGAAGGAGGCGGGCCTTTTGGAGGAAGTGGTGGAGGACTTCCAGAAAGAGGTGCAGGAGATGTTGAAGGGGCTGCAGGAGAGAGTATGTGATCCGCCggtggaggtcaaag ACGCTGTTCTGCTTAACAACATAGTGCAGAACTTCGGCATGCTGGACCTGGTGAAGAGGGTTCTGGCCAGCCACAAGAGCCAGATGGACCGCTACAGAGAGCAGTACACTCGCAGCCTGGCGG CGTTGGAGCAGCAGTGTGATGAGCACAGGAAGCGAGCCAAAGAGCTGAAGAGTAAATCTCAGCACCTCAACAATGTCCTGATGAACCTGACCCCGGCGCCGTCCCCGCCGGCAGCCAAACGCCCCCGACTGACCCGAGCCGTCTCCGGCCCGGCTGCGGTCAACGCCACGCCCACTCAGATTGCCCTGCCGCTCAGCCAACTGAGCGGTCTGACGGTGGCCGGGGCCCAGGCAGGCAGCTACACCCTCCTCACCTCACCACTCTCTGGCTCTGAGCTAGGGGTCGACGGCTCCAACGTGACGGTGTTGTCCGCGGCGACGGGTCAGGGGACCGCCGTAGGTTCCGGCACCTCCGGATCCTTTGTCAAGGTGTTGGGGCCGCAGTTCCAGCTGGTCACGCTGCCGCTGGCCACTCAGAACCCCGCggtgcagcagcaggtcagcACCGTCACCGTGGTGGACGCCACGGTAACGGCTGCTGACGAGTTGCAGGAGGTGAGCCAGGCTGACGGGGAGGAGGAAGGTCAGCCAGGGCTGGcaatggaggaggaagaggagcagcagtga
- the tpk2 gene encoding thiamine pyrophosphokinase 2: MRTAQLIVDVTHVDIWFNMASSAWSERILQLLRRMNNFYSAGSSRSSCFRFEIDGAQVGWIPPHVASLLMPHTDVFLPPQKGAVSLCPSLDCYEKRSEAVNDVVEALRQESSLTCLRGWRDERYSVKPRFCDVPLMWMERAATSLFGVKRYGVHINGYTVNGSGEISMWLARRSNTKQTYPGLLDNMAAGGLAADVGIKHTLIKECAEEACIPADIAAKACPVSTVSYTYEDEEGVFPESQFVFDLELPLHFVPSVGDGEVQDFYLLPIEKVKELLATDDFKPNSAMVILDFLIRHSLIEPDTESYYQEFVTGLHQTL, encoded by the exons ATGCGCACTGCACAGCTGATTGTTGACGTAACACATGTTGACATATGGTTTAATATGGCTTCCAGCGCCTGGTCCGAAAGAATACTGCAGCTCCTCCGGCGAATGAACAACTTTTATTCAGCAG GTTCCAGTAGGTCCAGCTGCTTCAGGTTTGAGATAGACGGAGCCCAGGTTGGCTGGATTCCTCCCCATGTAGCCTCACTGCTCATGCCACACACGGACGTGTTCCTTCCGCCACAAAAGGGCGCTGTTTCCCTCTGTCCCAGCCTCGACTGCTACGAGAAGAGGTCAGAGGCGGTGAATGATGTTGTAGAGGCCCTCAGGCAGGAGAGCTCTCTGACCTGCCTcagaggatggagggatgag AGGTACAGTGTGAAACCGAGATTCTGTGACGTGCCTCTGATGTGGATGGAAAGAGCAGCCACAA GTCTTTTTGGTGTGAAACGGTACGGAGTTCATATTAATGGATACACCGTGAATGGCAGTGGGGAGATTAGCATGTGGCTAGCCCGACGGTCCAACACCAAGCAGACCTATCCTGGACTGCTGGACAACATG GCGGCTGGTGGTCTGGCTGCGGATGTTGGAATCAAACACACTCTGATTAAAGAGTGTGCGGAGGAAGCTTGTATCCCAGCAGACATCGCTGCGAAGGCGTGTCCAGTATCGACTGTAAG CTACACctatgaggatgaggagggggTGTTCCCAGAGAGCCAGTTTGTCTTCGATTTAGAACTTCCTCTGCACTTTGTGCCCTCCGTAGGCGATGGAGAAGTTCAAGATTTCTACCTGCTGCCCATAGAGAAG GTGAAGGAACTGCTGGCCACTGATGACTTCAAGCCCAACTCTGCCATGGTCATCCTGGACTTTCTCATTCGACATTCGCTCATCGAGCCGGACACAG AATCGTACTATCAGGAGTTTGTAACGGGACTCCATCAAACATTGTAG